One Setaria viridis chromosome 5, Setaria_viridis_v4.0, whole genome shotgun sequence genomic region harbors:
- the LOC117856395 gene encoding agamous-like MADS-box protein AGL28, producing the protein MPRRSRRSGVRFIEDDRDRSLTFFKRRYGIFKAASDLSTLTGTRVAVVLESINERFSSFGTPDASPIVDAFLSGDMPTEFDTSEEQKVKITNLQNEMFQLEKDKAMEDKRKKENIAWTKEIQETSRMTKYVYGKEDDLDATELYEMYRELSRIKQETDERLTTLLHDNNVEADGRLRDSSLLQPSWWRSMHPQVTPPTYNQNCNIVL; encoded by the exons ATGCCAAGGAGAAGTAGGAGGTCAGGAGTGAGATTCATTGAGGATGATAGAGACCGTAGTCTCACATTCTTCAAGCGACGATACGGGATTTTCAAGGCCGCTTCTGACCTCTCCACCCTTACGGGAACGAGGGTTGCTGTGGTGCTAGAGTCCATAAATGAGAGGTTTTCCTCTTTCGGCACCCCAGATGCTAGCCcaattgttgatgctttccttTCAGGGGATATGCCAACTGAGTTCGACACCAGTGAAGAACAGAAGGTTAAAATCACCAACTTACAAAATGAAATGTTCCAGCTGGAGAAAGACAAGGCTATGGAGgacaagaggaagaaggagaacaTCGCATGGACCAAGGAGATCCAGGAGACCTCAAGGATGACCAAGTATGTTTATGGTAAGGAAGATGATCTTGATGCCACTGAGCTATATGAGATGTATCGTGAGCTCTCACGGATCAAGCAAGAGACTGATGAACGCTTGACAACCTTGCTACATGATAACAATGTAGAAGCCGATGGTCGGCTAAGAGATTCATCACTATTGCAACCTAGTTGGTGGCGCTCAATGCATCCACAAGTTACACCACCAAC GTACAACCAAAACTGCAACATCGTCCTTTAG
- the LOC117855449 gene encoding UBP1-associated protein 2C, giving the protein MDPYSKKRKPDENGAATASPAGGAAALGLTRDDVLRLLEPLSRDQLADIAAAAALVSAHALDAVRAAADRDPALRKLFVRGLGWETTSDSLRSIFSAYGDLEEAVVITDKNTGRSKGYGFVTFRHADSAVLALKEPSKKIDGRMTVTQLAAAGAAGGPSGGAAGSGGAPVADVSLRKIFVGNVPADMSSERLLAHFASYGEIEEGPLGFDKQTGKFRGFALFVYKTPEGAQASLVDSVKVIDGHQLVCKLAIEGKKGKQGQSQQSGPGNQQQQQQMLQGGPQDMQGGLGLGPGPQMGAQYGGPGSGLSSFGAFGGVGGGFGGPNPYGNMPSSMGGGGAGGLGSMGGQVPTGLGGAGPGAFGPGGLGGGSFGGSSQFGAGGMGAYGGLGMGGGSMYRMQQGGGGLPAGAFGEGGNYPLPGSGFRGQDPQGGMSPGPGGRAPPMYPNVPPYF; this is encoded by the coding sequence ATGGATCCCTACTCCAAGAAGCGCAAGCCCGACGAGaacggcgccgccaccgcctcccccgccggcggggccgccgcGCTGGGCCTCACCCGCGACGacgtcctccgcctcctcgagccGCTCTCCCGGGACCAGCTCGCCGACATCGCGGCTGCCGCCGCGCTCGTCTCGGCGCACGCGCTCGAcgccgtgcgcgccgccgccgaccgggaCCCGGCCCTCCGCAAGCTCTTCGTGCGGGGGCTCGGATGGGAGACCACCTCCGACTCGCTCCGCTCCATATTCTCCGCCTACGGCGACCtcgaggaggccgtggtcaTCACCGACAAGAATACGGGGCGGTCCAAGGGCTACGGCTTCGTCACCTTCCGCCACGCCGACTCTGCCGTCCTCGCGCTTAAGGAGCCCTCCAAGAAGATCGACGGCCGCATGACCGTCACGCAGCTCGCTGCCGCTGGTGCGGCCGGCGGGCCGTCTGGTGGGGCCGCGGGCAGCGGTGGTGCTCCCGTGGCGGATGTCTCCCTCCGAAAGATCTTTGTTGGCAACGTCCCTGCCGACATGTCGTCTGAGCGCCTCCTTGCGCACTTTGCCTCGTATGGTGAGATCGAGGAGGGGCCGCTGGGTTTTGACAAGCAGACTGGCAAGTTCCGTGGCTTTGCCCTCTTTGTGTACAAGACGCCTGAGGGTGCTCAGGCCTCGTTAGTGGACTCGGTGAAGGTAATTGACGGCCACCAGCTTGTATGCAAGCTCGCGATAGAGgggaagaagggcaagcagggGCAATCACAGCAATCCGGGCCTGGCaaccagcaacagcagcagcagatgttGCAGGGTGGTCCACAGGACATGCAGGGAGGGCTTGGGCTTGGGCCTGGCCCACAGATGGGAGCACAGTATGGTGGCCCCGGGAGTGGACTGTCATCGTTTGGGGCATTTGGTGGTGTTGGCGGTGGGTTTGGGGGTCCAAACCCTTATGGAAACATGCCATCTTCTATGGGTGGAGGAGGCGCAGGTGGTTTAGGCTCTATGGGAGGCCAGGTGCCTACCGGTTTGGGTGGTGCTGGGCCTGGCGCATTTGGGCCTGGTGGATTGGGTGGTGGCTCGTTTGGTGGATCGTCTCAGTTTGGTGCTGGTGGGATGGGGGCTTATGGCGGCCTTGGAATGGGTGGAGGTTCCATGTACCGCATGCAACAGGGAGGAGGTGGGCTGCCTGCAGGTGCCTTTGGTGAAGGAGGGAACTACCCCCTTCCAGGGTCTGGTTTCCGTGGCCAGGACCCTCAAGGTGGGATGTCACCTGGGCCAGGTGGCAGGGCTCCTCCTATGTATCCCAATGTGCCGCCTTACTTCTAA
- the LOC117855448 gene encoding protein trichome birefringence-like 42 produces the protein MDHSVKPAAALSASSSRRWALATSLCTLACLFLLSAGLLLVAAGYRPFQPRAVAAWDRFSRLQKAASAPPARGSPDAAVAPAPGASSPGGLDWGQEDKEDAGPPAPAPAPAEEEGEDDGAGGDDSECDVFEGEWVEEPVGYPLYDAAECPFLSDQVACRRNGRPDSGYEQWRWRPRGCGGRTRLRGAEALELCRDKRLVFVGDSLNRNMWESLACILYAAVPDRSRTRIVDDAGSEYRIFRAMDYNCSVEFFWSPFLVKLETKINRTRALKLDQLPAMLQRTLGADVLVFNTGHWWTHTGKLRAWDHLERNGKMVEMEGEEAFNIALRAWAKWVDHSIDPSRTRVFFRSVSPEHKSVNWCYNQTFPISAGTVAPGFPKSLVTIVERNIKSMRTPVTYLNITHLSELRIDAHPSVYTITREGKPLTTEQQRQPLTYADCSHWCLPGLPDTWNVLLLDSLMRPPSNVHLLG, from the exons ATGGATCACTCCGTGAAGCCAGCTGCTGCCCTCTCCGCGTCCTCGTCCCGCAGATGGGCCCTCGCCACCTCCCTGTGCACCCTCGCctgcctcttcctcctctccgccggtctcctgctcgtcgccgccggctacCGCCCGTTCCAGccgcgcgcggtggcggcgtgggacCGCTTCTCCAGGCTGCAGAAGGCGGCCTCGGCACCGCCTGCCCGTGGCTCGCCCGACGCCGCGGTTGCACCGGCGCCAGGCGCGAGCTCACCAGGAGGCCTTGACTGGGGCCAGGAGGACAAGGAGGATGCCGGGCCGCCCGCACCGGCCCcagcgccggcggaggaggaaggggaggacgacggcgccggcggcgacgacagcgAGTGCGACGTGTTCGAAGGGGAGTGGGTGGAGGAGCCGGTGGGGTACCCGCTCTACGACGCAGCGGAGTGCCCGTTCCTGAGCGACCAGGTGGCGTGCCGCCGGAACGGCCGGCCGGACTCCGGCTACgagcagtggcggtggcggcccaGGGGCTGCGGCGGCCGCACGAG GctgcgcggcgcggaggcgctGGAGCTGTGCCGGGACAAGCGGCTGGTGTTCGTGGGCGACTCGCTGAACCGGAACATGTGGGAGTCGCTCGCCTGCATCCTCTACGCGGCGGTGCCGGACCGGTCCAGGACGCGCATCGTCGACGACGCCGGCTCCGAGTACAGGATCTTCCGCGCCATG GACTACAATTGCTCCGTGGAGTTCTTCTGGAGTCCTTTCCTCGTCAAGCTCGAAACAAAGATCAACCGGACCAGGGCGCTCAAGCTGGACCAGCTGCCGGCCATGCTGCAGAGGACGCTGGGTGCAGATGTTCTCGTCTTCAACACTGGGCACTGGTGGACTCACACCGGCAAGCTCAGGGC GTGGGACCATCTCGAGAGGAACGGGAAGATGGTCGAGATGGAAGGAGAGGAAGCCTTCAACATAGCGCTGAGGGCCTGGGCTAAATGGGTCGACCACAGCATAGACCCCAGCAGAACAAGAGTATTCTTCCGGAGCGTCTCCCCTGAACACAAGAG TGTAAACTGGTGCTACAACCAGACGTTCCCTATCTCTGCTGGAACAGTCGCTCCAGGGTTTCCAAAAAGCCTGGTAACCATTGTCGAGAGGAACATCAAAAGCATGAGAACACCAGTCACATATCTGAATATCACCCACCTCTCAGAACTCCGGATCGACGCACACCCATCGGTATACACAATCACCAGGGAAGGGAAACCATTGACCACGGAGCAGCAGCGACAACCACTCACATATGCTGACTGCAGCCATTGGTGCCTACCAGGGCTACCAGATACCTGGAATGTGCTTTTGCTTGACTCTTTGATGAGACCTCCCTCTAATGTACACTTGCTAGGGTGA
- the LOC117857173 gene encoding uncharacterized protein — protein MGASAAPFTGGFLCPTKPRTPPLPSSSTSRTSHSRLHFRIRSPKPKNPAAAPVSSRMEASLPQARDAQGGAESAMKLLFVEMGVGYDQHGQDITAAAVRACKDAISSNSIPAFRGGSIPGVNTDQMKLQIKLGVPRSTQHLLDAERVKAVFPYGEIISFEVVDGGMICSSGVCLEAMGDKNDDCYIVNAAVYVGY, from the exons ATGGGGGCGTCAGCAGCACCCTTCACCGGCGGCTTCCTCTGCCCGACCAAACCAAGGACACCACCGCTcccgtcctcctccacctcccgaACTTCTCACTCCCGCCTCCACTTCCGCATCCGATCCCCCAAACCCAAgaacccggcggcggcgcccgtctCCTCTCGCATGGAAGCGTCCCTGCCCCAGGCGCGCGACGCCCAGGGAGGGGCGGAGTCGGCCATGAAGCTGCTGTTCGTGGAGATGGGCGTCGGCTACGACCAGCACGGCCAGgacatcaccgccgccgccgtgcgcgcctgCAAGGATGCCATATCCTCCAACTCCATCCCCGCCTTCCGCGGCG GGTCTATACCCGGAGTGAACACCGACCAGATGAAGCTGCAGATCAAGCTCGGCGTGCCGAGGTCAACGCAGCACTTGCTGGATGCTGAGAGAGTCAAAGCCGTCTTCCCCTA TGGCGAGATAATCAGCTTCGAGGTTGTCGATGGCGGCATGATCTGTTCGAGCGGCGTGTGCCTGGAAGCAATGGGGGACAAAAACGACGACTGCTACATAGTCAATGCTGCAGTTTACGTCGGCTATTGA
- the LOC117857172 gene encoding uncharacterized protein YNL011C, translated as MRAGAAASSARPPLGSSSTPPHPRESEMALVACPRYNISHPRAFASAPGSRGLLRASRSAASRPRGRLRRAMAANGGGHSTATGAGASDAPPSLLVFSGGTAFNGVVEELKKVTTRVAHVLPVSDDGGSTAEIVRVLGGPAVGDIRSRCLRLSDESTSEALSVRKLLGHRLPIDPSEAKLEWYQIVEGDHSLWDGVSRPYRETIRAFLVYFHNEILRRSAEMFCFTNGSIGNFFFAGARIFFQSLDAAIFLFSRVSQIPAESLVLPVISTNDRLTLGCELWDGTIIRGQNEISHPSNGRREVVNKDCNSCTALPSRIKRVFYMSSEGSSLLHEVFPEANHTVLEQLSKVDCIVYAMGSLFTSVCPSLVLRGIGETIASRSIPKVLLLNGSHDRETVGLSTSGFVTAITDSLNRTYGDPHKSLKNHPNDYVNAILVPEGGQVPLDVENLAAQGIFHVVTVESVHDPKVGVIFDPPSLIQALTSLISEEMTTHLSEPGYLMENVKFVS; from the exons ATGCGGGCCGGCGCGGCTGCTTCCTCCGCACGGCCCCCCTTGGGctccagctccactccacctcaCCCGCGAGAATCCGAGATGGCGCTCGTCGCGTGCCCGCGCTACAACATAAGCCACCCCCGTGCCTTCGCTTCCGCTCCCGGAAGCCGCGGACTCCTCCGCGCCTCGAGATCTGCCGCCTCACGGCCGCGGGGCCGTCTCCgccgcgccatggccgccaACGGAGGCGGCCATtccaccgccaccggcgccggcgcttccGACGCGCCCCCGTCGCTGCTCGTCTTCTCAG GTGGTACGGCATTTAATGGCGTTGTTGAGGAGCTGAAGAAAGTCACTACTCGAGTTGCGCATGTGCTCCCTGTTTCTGATGATGGTGGAAGCACGGCTGAGATTGTACGTGTGCTTG GTGGACCTGCTGTGGGAGACATAAGATCAAGATGTTTGAGATTGTCTGATGAAAGTACTTCAGAAGCCCTTTCTGTTCGGAAATTGCTTGGGCATCGCTTGCCTATTGATCCTTCAGAAGCAAAGCTGGAATG GTACCAGATCGTAGAAGGAGACCACTCTTTGTGGGATGGAGTCTCTCGTCCATACAGGGAAACAATTCGTGCCTTTTTGGTCTACTTCCACAATGAG ATACTTCGACGGTCAGCTGAAATGTTTTGCTTCACCAACGGCAG CATCGGAAATTTCTTTTTTGCTGGGGCACGCATATTCTTCCAGTCGTTGGATgctgcaatttttttgttttctcgCGTATCACAGATCCCTGCAGAAAGTCTTGTGCTTCCTGTTATATCAACAAACGACAGACTTACTCTGGGATGTGAACTATGG GATGGGACTATCATTCGTGGCCAAAACGAAATATCACATCCAAGCAATGGACGCCGAGAAGTTGTCAATAAG GATTGTAATTCATGTACTGCACTTCCTTCAAGGATCAAACGTGTGTTTTACATGTCAAGTGAAGGTAGCAGCCTGTTACATGAG GTTTTCCCGGAAGCTAACCATACAGTTTTGGAGCAGTTAAGTAAAGTGGACTGCATTGTCTATGCTATGGGATCACTGTTTACATCAGTTTGTCCATCACTG GTATTGCGTGGCATTGGTGAGACTATAGCGTCGAGATCCATCCCCAAG GTACTACTTTTGAATGGGTCGCATGACAGAGAGACTGTCGGGCTGTCTACCTCTGGCTTTGTAACTGCAATTACTGATTCTCTAAATCGGACTTATGGAGATCCTCACAAAAGCCTAAAGAATCAT CCCAATGACTATGTAAATGCTATATTGGTTCCAGAAGGAGGCCAAGTTCCTTTAGATGTTGAAAATTTGGCTGCTCAGGGAATATTTCATGTG GTAACCGTGGAGTCAGTGCATGACCCAAAGGTGGGCGTCATATTTGATCCACCATCACTAATCCAAGCTCTAACCAGTCTCATATCTGAAGAGATGACTACGCACCTCTCTGAACCTGGTTATCTAATGGAAAATGTAAAATTTGTAAGTTAG